A stretch of Pseudomonas sp. 7SR1 DNA encodes these proteins:
- the hldE gene encoding bifunctional D-glycero-beta-D-manno-heptose-7-phosphate kinase/D-glycero-beta-D-manno-heptose 1-phosphate adenylyltransferase HldE, whose translation MKLSMPRFDQAPVLVVGDVMLDRYWHGGTSRISPEAPVPVVKVEHIEDRPGGAANVALNIAALGAPASLIGVTGDDEAADSLSNSLRGAGVRARFQRIAHQPTIVKLRVMSRHQQLLRIDFEEPFATDPLALGAEVDQMLEGIKVLVLSDYGKGALKNHQVLIQAARARGIPVLADPKGKDFSIYRGASLITPNLSEFETIVGGCADEHELVSKGARLMQDLDLGALLVTRGEHGMTLLRPDHPALHLPARAREVFDVTGAGDTVISTLAAAIAAGEELPHAVALANLAAGIVVGKLGTAAISAPELRRAIQREEGSERGVLGLEQLLLAVDDARAHNEKIVFTNGCFDILHAGHVTYLEQARAQGDRLIVAVNDDASVSRLKGPGRPINSVDRRMAVLAGLGAVDWVISFSEGTPENLLRQVKPDVLVKGGDYGIDQVVGADIVTAYGGTVKVLGLVENSSTTAIVEKIRNN comes from the coding sequence ATGAAGTTGTCGATGCCGCGATTCGATCAAGCCCCTGTCCTGGTGGTCGGCGATGTCATGCTCGACCGCTATTGGCATGGCGGTACCTCACGGATTTCCCCTGAGGCGCCGGTGCCGGTGGTCAAGGTCGAACACATCGAGGATCGTCCCGGTGGCGCGGCCAACGTCGCGTTGAACATTGCCGCCCTCGGCGCGCCGGCCTCCCTGATCGGCGTCACCGGCGACGACGAGGCCGCCGACAGTCTGTCCAACAGCCTCAGGGGCGCTGGCGTGCGGGCACGATTCCAGCGCATCGCGCACCAGCCGACCATCGTCAAGCTGCGGGTCATGAGCCGTCACCAGCAACTGCTGCGGATCGATTTCGAAGAACCGTTCGCCACCGATCCCCTGGCCCTTGGAGCCGAGGTCGACCAGATGCTCGAAGGCATCAAGGTCCTGGTATTGTCGGACTATGGCAAGGGCGCGTTGAAGAATCATCAGGTGTTGATCCAGGCCGCGCGTGCCCGTGGCATCCCGGTGCTGGCCGATCCCAAGGGCAAGGATTTTTCCATTTACCGTGGCGCGAGCCTGATCACGCCGAACCTCAGCGAGTTCGAAACCATCGTCGGCGGTTGTGCCGACGAGCATGAACTGGTGAGCAAAGGCGCCCGGTTGATGCAGGACCTCGATCTGGGGGCCCTGCTGGTGACCCGCGGCGAGCACGGCATGACCCTGCTGCGTCCCGACCACCCGGCGTTGCACCTGCCAGCCCGCGCCCGTGAAGTCTTCGACGTGACCGGTGCCGGTGATACGGTGATTTCCACCCTGGCCGCGGCGATTGCCGCTGGGGAGGAATTGCCGCACGCGGTGGCCCTGGCGAATCTGGCGGCAGGCATCGTGGTTGGCAAGCTCGGTACGGCTGCCATCAGCGCCCCGGAACTTCGTCGTGCGATCCAGCGTGAAGAAGGTTCCGAGCGCGGTGTGCTGGGGCTGGAGCAGTTGCTGCTGGCCGTTGACGATGCCCGTGCCCACAACGAGAAGATCGTGTTCACCAATGGCTGCTTCGACATCCTGCATGCCGGCCATGTGACCTATCTCGAGCAGGCCAGGGCACAGGGCGATCGCCTGATCGTTGCGGTCAACGACGACGCTTCCGTGAGCCGTCTCAAGGGGCCGGGTCGGCCGATCAACAGCGTCGACCGGCGCATGGCCGTCCTGGCCGGCCTGGGCGCGGTGGACTGGGTGATCAGCTTCAGCGAAGGCACCCCGGAAAACCTGCTGCGCCAAGTCAAGCCGGACGTGCTGGTAAAGGGCGGCGACTACGGGATCGACCAGGTCGTGGGTGCGGACATCGTCACCGCCTATGGCGGTACCGTGAAGGTGCTCGGGCTGGTGGAAAACAGCTCGACGACAGCGATTGTGGAGAAGATCCGCAATAACTGA
- the cysC gene encoding adenylyl-sulfate kinase has protein sequence MNETSKVSMQQVQIRPYAPALTPGDRAALKSQRPRCIWLTGLSGAGKSTLANALEVQLNQQGLHTCLLDGDNLRQGLCRDLGMDDAARSENVRRIAEVARLMVDAGLIVIVAAISPFRNDRDAARRLFPEKTFLEVYVSTPFEICAQRDPKGLYREACAGRIKNFTGLDSPYEAPLAPECEINTCEVELSQACDRLAALLKQE, from the coding sequence ATGAATGAGACGTCAAAGGTATCGATGCAACAGGTGCAGATCCGCCCCTACGCGCCGGCGCTTACCCCCGGTGACCGGGCCGCGCTCAAGTCCCAGCGGCCGCGTTGTATCTGGCTGACCGGTTTGTCGGGAGCCGGCAAGTCGACGCTGGCCAATGCCCTGGAGGTGCAGCTCAACCAGCAGGGGTTGCACACCTGTCTGCTCGACGGCGACAACCTGCGCCAAGGGTTGTGCCGCGACCTGGGGATGGATGACGCGGCCCGCAGCGAGAATGTCCGGCGCATTGCCGAGGTTGCGCGGTTGATGGTGGACGCCGGCCTGATCGTCATCGTCGCGGCGATCTCTCCGTTTCGCAATGATCGGGATGCGGCCCGGCGGTTATTTCCTGAAAAAACGTTTCTGGAAGTGTATGTAAGCACGCCTTTCGAGATCTGCGCCCAGCGTGATCCCAAGGGGTTGTATCGCGAGGCTTGCGCCGGGCGGATCAAGAATTTCACCGGTCTGGACAGCCCCTACGAAGCGCCGCTGGCGCCCGAATGCGAAATCAATACTTGCGAGGTCGAGCTGTCCCAGGCATGTGACCGGCTGGCGGCATTGCTGAAACAGGAATAA
- a CDS encoding sulfotransferase family 2 domain-containing protein has translation MLQRYLWKLLPKSQRSFLLGRLSIVDRQAVNKSLSANCRFPEAFAQRACLFIHVPKCAGSSVCVGMFDGFSPGHLPLYWYEEQFAEQYAASFKFAFVRDPLERAYCAYAFLRGNQLGPRDQRAQALVRHYRDFDDFVARWLHPENVARQLHFAPQTEFLTDSLGHLAMDFIGYQEHMGRDFRRVCEHLGLAATLPHVNRTAQRTSMPVREICSVRTRRLVRRVYQRDYEMLGYE, from the coding sequence ATGCTGCAACGTTATCTCTGGAAACTGTTGCCCAAGTCGCAACGCTCCTTTCTGTTGGGCCGCCTGTCGATTGTCGATCGGCAAGCCGTCAACAAATCATTGTCGGCCAACTGCCGCTTCCCCGAAGCCTTCGCCCAGCGCGCCTGCCTGTTCATCCATGTTCCCAAATGCGCCGGCAGCAGTGTCTGCGTGGGCATGTTCGATGGTTTCAGCCCCGGGCATCTACCGCTGTACTGGTACGAGGAGCAGTTTGCGGAGCAATACGCCGCCAGCTTCAAGTTCGCTTTTGTCCGTGATCCTCTGGAGCGTGCCTATTGCGCCTATGCTTTCCTGCGCGGCAATCAGCTGGGGCCGCGGGACCAAAGGGCGCAAGCGCTGGTGAGGCATTACCGTGACTTCGACGATTTCGTCGCCCGCTGGCTGCATCCGGAGAATGTCGCGCGTCAGTTGCATTTCGCCCCACAGACTGAATTTCTCACCGATTCCCTCGGTCACCTGGCGATGGACTTCATCGGTTATCAGGAACATATGGGTCGAGATTTTCGGCGGGTATGCGAGCATCTGGGCCTTGCCGCTACACTGCCTCATGTGAACCGCACCGCGCAGCGTACCTCGATGCCGGTCCGGGAAATCTGTTCGGTGCGTACCCGCCGGCTGGTTCGGCGGGTTTACCAGCGCGACTACGAGATGCTCGGCTATGAATGA